From a region of the Microcebus murinus isolate Inina chromosome 23, M.murinus_Inina_mat1.0, whole genome shotgun sequence genome:
- the PDC gene encoding phosducin — protein MEEAKSQSLEEDFEGQATHTGPKGVISDWRKFKLESEDSDSIPPSKKEILRQMSSPQSRDDKDSKERISRKMSIQEYELIQQGKEDENCLRKYRRQCMQDMHQKLSFGPRYGFVYELETGEQFLETIEKEQKITTIVVHIYEDGIKGCDALNSSLTCLAAEYPIVKFCKIKASNTGAGDRFSSDVLPTLLIYKGGELISNFISVTEQFAEEFFAGDVESFLNEYGLLPEKEVHALEQPNTDEEDME, from the exons gACCCAAAGGAGTAATAAGTGATTGGAGAAAGTTTAAATTAGAGAGTGAAGATAGCGATTCAATCCCACCTAGCAAGAAGGAGATTCTCAGGCAAATGTCTTCTCCTCAGAGTAGAGATGACAAAGattcaaaagaaagaatcagcagGAAG ATGAGCATTCAAGAATATGAACTTATCCAGCAAGGCAAAGAGGACGAAAATTGCCTTCGGAAATACCGCAGACAGTGCATGCAGGACATGCACCAGAAGCTGAGTTTTGGGCCTAGGTATGGCTTTGTGTACGAGCTGGAAACCGGGGAGCAATTCCTGGAAACGATCGAAAAGGAGCAGAAGATCACCACCATCGTTGTCCACATTTATGAAGACGGTATTAAGGGTTGTGACGCTCTAAACAGCAGTTTAACGTGCCTCGCAGCAGAATACCCTATAgtcaaattctgtaaaataaaagctTCTAATACAGGCGCTGGGGACCGCTTTTCCTCAGATGTGCTCCCCACACTGCTCATCTACAAAGGTGGGGAACTCATAAGCAATTTTATTAGTGTTACTGAACAGTTTGCTGAAGAATTTTTTGCTGGAGACGTGGAGTCTTTCCTAAATGAATATGGGTTACTACCTGAAAAAGAGGTACATGCCCTAGAGCAGCCCAACACGGATGAAGAAGATATGGAATAA